TAATAAGGGAATATCTCGGCTTTGAGCCTTACCCTGGAACCCTAAACGTCCGAGTCCTCTTCCCGAAGACCGTTTTCGATGCCCTTTGCAACGCGAGGCCGGTCATAATCCCGGGGTTCACAAGAGGGGGCAGAACCTTTGGGGACGTTAAAGCCTACCGCGTGAGGATTGACTCGATAGAAGGGGCTATAGTAATACCCTCGCGAACCGTCCATCCGCCAAAGATAGCGGAGATAGTTGCCCCCGTCAAGCTGAGGGAGAAACTCGGTCTCCGTGATGGGGACAGAATTAGGATTGAGGTGGTAGAATGAAAGTAAACGTTGGTGCCATGCTTACCTTCGCAGGAACGGGCGCGTTCTTTGGGTTTTTACTTGCCGTTCTTGCATACGGGCCCTACGAGAACCAGCTCTTTGCTTACGGGATTTACGTTGGGCTCATCATCGGGGCCCTCCTTGGGATTAGGGCCGATGAGGGGTGGAACTTCAGGACATCGTCTGTTTCCTTCCTCCTAGGAATCGCAATGACGCTTATTCTCGCACTATGGTGGGTCTATAGAGGGATAGACGCCCGGTTTGCCAACCTCATGCTTGGAATTGTTCTCGGAACGGGCCTCTTAGTAAAACCAACGAACTTCACCGACGCGCTTGTAAGCCCCGCGACTTACCTCGGGGGGACCACTACCGCTCTGCTCATCTTGAAGAACTACGGAAGCTTTCAGTCCGTTGAGCACGGAGTTACGGCAATCCTCATCTTCACGGGAAGTGCCATGGCCCTCATTTTCTTTGGGGCGCTCGGCAGGTGGGGTTTCGAGAAGTTCAGGAACTTTGGCAAAAAAAGAAAGTAGCAACGCTTAAATATGCTCATTGATAACCTAAGGCGGTGATTGAAATGGTGATGAGGCTTTCAAAGCTCTACGGCAAGCAGATTTACAATACGAAGGGCAACTACGTGGGTTACGTTGACGAGGTCTTAATCGAGATTGACAGGGGAAAAGGAAAAGTACTCGCGCTTGTTTTGCCGGGAGAAAAGGTTGGAGTCCCCTACGACCGCGTTACTGCAATAGGGGACATAGTCCTCGTGAAGGCAAAGGAGGATTAACCTTCTTTCACCTTTAAAGCTTCCAGGAACCTTTCTGTAACCGCTTCCTCAACGAGCTTAAGGAGGGAGTTCTTGTCCTTGGCGAGCTTGAAGATTCCAAGGGGTATCCTGGCCCCTCCGGCCCTCGCGTGGCCACCTCCGGAGCCGAGTTCTCCGAAGGCCTCCTTCATAACGGCACCGATATTGACCCTAACGTCTCTCGTCCTTGCTGAAATCTCGATTTTGTCGTCAACGATTCCAAAGACGAGGACGGTCGTTATGCCCTCCAGCCTGAGGAGGAAGTCCGCTGCTTCCGCAAGGGCGTCGCGGTTGGTAATGAAACCTACGTTGCTTATTATTATGTTTTTGTATATCCTCCTGTGCATTATGGCTCTCGCGAGGATTTCGGCGGTTTCGGTACTTATGTCGGGGTGCTCTATCTTATCAAGGAGCTCGTAGTCAACTTTACCGGCTAAAAATTCTATTGCCTTCAAATCGACGGGGCTCAGCTTCGAGAACTTCTTTGTGTCTATGTATATGCCGTAGAAGAGGGCAGTCGCGAGGGGCGGTGAAACTGCTATGTTGAGGCCTTTGAGATACTCCACGAGGATTGATGATGCTGAATTGACGTCGGGCCTTATGTCCAGGAATGCATCATCAGGAAGGACATCGGAGAGGTGCTGGAGAACCTGATGATGATCGATGACAATTTTAATCCTCTCGTAGTCGGAGTTCTCGAGTATTGTAAGGTTTCCATTGGGCTGACAATCAACTAGAGCTATGTAAGGATATCTTCTTAGTTCATATGAACCTCTAGAAACGCGAGTTACTTCGATTCCAAGGAGATTGATAAAGGCTCTGTTTTCGT
This DNA window, taken from Thermococcus sp., encodes the following:
- a CDS encoding PRC-barrel domain-containing protein; amino-acid sequence: MVMRLSKLYGKQIYNTKGNYVGYVDEVLIEIDRGKGKVLALVLPGEKVGVPYDRVTAIGDIVLVKAKED
- a CDS encoding DHH family phosphoesterase, whose amino-acid sequence is MRILILGGGALGRSIAEALRGEFDVVIVEKNEIRARTLEESGFHVVHGDFSYTATLLKAGIEKSELVIITTMDVETIKKTVYVIRTNNKEVPIITVLPDEINLEELKTSIKESFEADVNVDYAISPRTALRDALIRMVKHIGEKKNVNLLVKKLRELKANGDSLLIVMHDNPDPDSLASAAALSLIAQTLGFKTKIVHGGEITHHENRAFINLLGIEVTRVSRGSYELRRYPYIALVDCQPNGNLTILENSDYERIKIVIDHHQVLQHLSDVLPDDAFLDIRPDVNSASSILVEYLKGLNIAVSPPLATALFYGIYIDTKKFSKLSPVDLKAIEFLAGKVDYELLDKIEHPDISTETAEILARAIMHRRIYKNIIISNVGFITNRDALAEAADFLLRLEGITTVLVFGIVDDKIEISARTRDVRVNIGAVMKEAFGELGSGGGHARAGGARIPLGIFKLAKDKNSLLKLVEEAVTERFLEALKVKEG